Within Thermus hydrothermalis, the genomic segment CCCTTGCTGCAGGGAACACCGTGGTGTTAAAGCCTTCTGAACTTACCCCCCTTACCGCCTTGTACCTTGCTGAACTCATCGAAGCAGCTGGCTTCCCCAAGGGAGTAGTAAACATCGTACCGGGTTTCGGTCCAGAAGCAGGAGAGGCGCTTGTTCTGCATCCAAGGGTTGCGAAAATATCCTTCACTGGTTCGCCTGAGGTTGGCAAGTCTATCCTCAAAAAGTCAGCAGAGCACCTAAAGCGTGTTACCCTAGAACTTGGGGGAAAGTCGCCCAACATTGTATTGGAAGATGCGGATCCACAAAAAGTAGTCCGTGGCGTACTTTTTGCCGCCTTCTTTAACCAGGGCGAAGTCTGCGCTGCTGGTAGCCGCCTTTTTGTACCCAAAAGCTACCTGGACACCTTCATGAACACATTCCTGGATGCAGTTAAAAACATCCGCCAGGGACACCCGCTAGATCCGGCTACCCAAATGGGACCGTTAATCAGCGAGGAACATAGAGAACGGGTACTCTCCTATATTCGGAAAGGAAAGGAGGAAGGCGCTGAGCTTCTATTGGGTGGGGAACCCAACCATTCGCTTAAGGGATTCTACGTCAAACCCACGGTTTTCCTGGCTGAGGATCACCACACGATCGCGCAGGAAGAAATCTTCGGACCTGTTCTCACCATTCTCCCCTACGAGAATTTAACTGAAGCCGTTCAGCGGGCCAACGCAACCCGTTATGGCCTGGCTGCAGGCGTCTGGGGCGAAGATCTAAAGCAAGCGATCCGCGTAGCGCACAGCCTAAAGGCTGGCACCGTTTGGGTCAACGGCTACCTTCTCCTAGATGCCACCAGCCCGTGGGGTGGCTTCAAGGAAAGTGGGCTGGGTAGGGAAATGGGCCGCTATGCCCTAGAACACTATACGGAAGTGAAAAGCATTTGGCTAAACTTGAGCTAACGGTCTGCGAAAAGAAACAGCGTTTCCATTAAGGCCTCCGGATAGTCCCGGGGCCTTAAACCTTTCTTTTCCAGGCGGAAGCCGGGGGGGTACTGGGTCATCTCCACGCGGAAGGGAAGGCCTTTAAGCCCCCGGGCATCGTAGTCCAAGGGCCATTGGGCGAAGATGGCCTGGAGATGGGTGAGGTCCTCCGTGATGGAGACCACCCCTTTGCGCTCGGCCACCAGGCGGAGCCGGGCCAGGTTCACGAAGTTCTCCGCCTCCTCGGGCAAGGGGCCATAGCGCTCCTTGAGCTCCCGCACCAGCCGGGAGAGCTCCGCCAAACTCCTCGCCTCGGCGAAGCGGCCATAATAGCGGCTCCGCGCCTCGAGGCTCCCCACGTATTCCGCCGGCAGGCGGGCGGAAAGGGCCAGGTCCAGGGTGACGTGGGGCCTTTCCTCCTTCACCTCCCCCTTGAGCTTGCGGATGGCCTCCTCCAGAAGCTCGGTATAGACCTCCAGGGAGAGGGCCCGGATGTGCCCGTGCTGTTCGGGGCCCAGGAGGTTCCCCACCCCCCGGATCTCCATGTCCTTCTCCGCCAGGAGGTGGCCCGAGCCCAGGTCGGAGAGGTCGGCGATGGCGCTAAGGCGCTTCTCCGCCGCCTCCGTGAGCCTGGGCGGGTGGAAGAGGTAGGCGTAGGCCTCCTGGTCCCGGCGGCCCACCCGGCCCCGGAGCTGGTAAAGGGTGGCCAGGCCCAGCCGGTCCGCCCGCTCAATGAGGATGGTGTTGGCCTCGGGCACGTCCAGGCCCGACTCAATGATGGTGGTGGCCAAGAGCACATCGTAAGCCCCTTCGGCGAAGAGGAGCATCGTCTCCTCAATGAGGCTTTCCGGCATCTGCCCGTGGACCACCCCGATGCGGGCCTCGGGGACGAGGTTTTCCAGGTAGCGCCGCCTGGCCTCAATGGAGGCCACCCGGTCGTGAACGTAGAAGACCTTGCCGCCCCTTTCCAACTCCTGAAGGATGGCCTCCCGCACGAGGAGGGGGTCAAAGGGGGCAAGAAAGGTGCGGATGGGTTTCCGCCCCGGGGGCGGGGTCTGGATGCTGGAGAGGTCCTTTAGGCCCACCAAGGCGCTGTAGAGGGTCCGGGGGATGGGCGTGGCGGAGAGGTAAAGGGTGTCCACCTCCGCCTTGAGCTCCCGGATCCTCTCCTTCTGAGCCACCCCGAAGCGGTGCTCCTCGTCCACGATGAGGAGGCCCAGGTCCTTGAAGCGCACGTCCGGCTGCAGGAGGCGGTGGGTGCCGATGACGATGTCCACCGTGCCCTCCGCCAAGCCCTTGAGGATTTCTGCCTCCTCCTTCTCCGGGGTAAAGCGGGAAAGCACCGCCACCCGCACGGGAAGCCCTTGGTAGCGCTCGCGGAAGGTCTTGCCGTGCTGTTCGGCGAGCAGGGTGGTGGGAACCAGGAAAGCCACCTGGGCCCCGTGTCCCACCACCCGGTGGGCCGCCCTTAGGGCCACCTCCGTCTTGCCAAAGCCCACGTCCCCCGAAACCAGGCGGTCCATGGGGTGGGGGCTTTCCAGGTCCCTTAGAACCTCCTCGAGGGCCCGCTTCTGGTCAGGGGTGAGCTGGTAGGGGAACCCGCCCTCTATGAGGGGATCCCACTCGGGCAAGGGAGGAAAGGCCCGGCCTGGGGTGGCCTTGCGCTTGGCCTGAAGGACCAGGAGGCGCCCCGCCAGCTCCTCCACGTCCTTCCTCGCCCTTTCCTTGACCCGTTGCCACTCGTTTTTGCCAAGGGAGGAGAGCTCCGGAGGGTCATCCGTGGTGCCGGGGTGGCGCCGGAGGAGGGGTAGCTGCTCCACGGGAAGGTAAAGCCGCCCCTCTCCCTTGTAGCGCAGGACCAAGTAGTCCCGCTTGGCCCGGAGAACCTCCCGGGTTTCCAAGCCCAAGAACTGGCCGATGCCGTACTCGGGGTGGATGAGGTAGTCCCCCGGGGTAAGGGCCCCAGGGTCGGCCAGGCCTTCCCCTTTGCGCAACCTCGCCCGCACACCTCCCGTGGCGAAGACCAAGGCTTCGGTGAGGAGAACATGCTCCCCCCACTCCGCCCCTCCCTCAAAGGCCCCTGGGAGGAGGGAGAGACGCCCCTTGGGACCCGGAAACTGCTCCACCACCTGGGGCCTAAAGGCCCCAAAGCGTCTACTCAAGAACTCCAAGGTGCGGGCATGGCCCACGAAGAGGTGGACCCGCTTGCCCTCCGCAAGCCAGCGGGCCAGGTCCTTCTCCAAGGCCTTCAGGCTTCCCCGGTAGGGGGAGAGGGGGCGCACCCCAAGCTCCATGGGGGGTAGCTCCACCCCGCTCCCCAAGGCCACCAGGGGCCGCCCCTCCAGGAGGGGCCAGAGGGCCTTGGGGGCCAGGGCAGGGGTGTCCAGGTAGACGGGCCCCGGGAAGTGGCGGATCTTGTGGCTTGAGAAGGTTTCCGCTTTCCCCGGCTTGGGCAGGAGGACGTGGCGGCGCTTTTCCGTCCCCGCCACCAAGAGCCTTTCCAGCTCGTCCCCAAAGAACTCCAGCCGCACCTCCCCGAGCTCCAACACCTCCCCCAGGACCCGGTAGTCCTCGTCCCGGGCGTAGCCCATCTGGAGGAGGCGGGAAAGGAGGGCTTCCCGCGGGTAACGCCGCCCCACTTCCAGGACTAAGCGCCAGGCCTCGGGGTTTTCGGGAAAGGGGGCCAGGGCCTCCTCGTAGGAGAAGAGAAAAAGGGCCTTCTCCTCCAGAGCCTCGAGGCCTGGGTTCACGTAGACAGGTACCCCAAAGGCGGAAAGATCTTGGTAGCGCTTCAAGCGCTCCTCCGGAGCCAAGAGGACCGCCGGGGGTGTTTCCCGGGCAAAAAGCCAAGCCGCCGCCACCTGGGGCAGGCTTAAGCGGTGGCCATAGAGGGTATGGAGAAGGGTATCCATGGGCTGGCCCAAAGGGCCACCCGTCATTCTACCGAATAGGCGTGCACGGCCAAAGCGCCAAGCCCCACGTTAGCGGCGATGGTGGCCCCCGAACGGGTAATGCGGCCCCGTTCCAGCCGCAAAGCGCTTTCCAAGGCTTTCTTTAGCCCCTCAATCCATTCGCTCTTGGCATCGGTGTGGGCGATGGTGATGCGGGCCGCACGCCCCCTAAACTCGTCCAGGACCAACCGGGCTAACACCTCGGGCACGGCGTTTTCCCGCGCTACCCTCAGGAAGCGGATATGCCCCTTCTCAATGCGCAGGATGGGCCGAAGGCCCAAAAGGTTCCCCACCACCTCGCCGAAGCGGGGCAAGCGGCCGTTGCGGGCCAGGTGGGAGAGGTCCGCCACGCTGAAGTAGAGGCTGGAACGCTTAAGCCTCTCTAGCTCCCGCACCACCTCCTCTTCCTCTGCCCCGCCTTTCAGCATCTCCACCGCCCGGAGCACCATGGCCCCAAGCCCGGCGGACACCATGCCCGAGTCCACCACCCGGATCCGGGTAGGAGCCACCTTCAAGGCCGCCTCCCGGGCCCGTTCCACGGTCTTGGAAAGCTCCCCGGACACGTGGATGGAAAGGAGGCGATCATATACCTGAAGGTGCCGCTCATACACCTCAGCGAAATCCTCCACACTGGGGGGCTCGGTGACGGGCTCAGCCCCCGCCCGCATGGCCTGGTAAAGGGCATCCGGGGTGAGCTCTTGCCAGTCCTTGTACCTGCGCCCGGCCAGGTGGACGTAAATGGGCACAAGGCCCACCGCTTCTTCCTGGAGGACCTTGGGCGATAGGTCCGCCGCCGTGTCGGTCACGAGGCCCAGTTCCACGCCCCCTATCTTATACTGGGTCAAAAGGTTATGGGCTATAATGGCGCCTCGGGTTGTTCCATGCTTCTCGTGACCGGTTTTGAACCCTTCGGCGGCCTAGACCACAACCCCTCCGCCGCCCTCCTCGCCCTCCTTCCAGAAGGCGTAGGGGGTAGGCCCATCCAGACGGCCCTTCTCCCTGTGGACACCGAAGCGCTCCCGGAAGCCTTGCGGGCCCTTCACGCCCGAAACCCCCAAGCCGTCCTGCACCTTGGCCTAGCGGAAAACCGCCCCCTCCTCACCTTAGAACGCTTGGCGGTCAACCTCCTGGACTTTGAGCGGCCGGACAACAGGGGCGTCCTCAAGGAGGACGAAGCGGTGGTGCCAGGGGGACCTCTGGCCCTCCCCGCCCGCTTTCCCGTCAAGGAGGGCGTGCGGCGGCTTCGCGAAGCGGGCATCCCCGCCCGGATAAGCCTCTCCGCAGGAAGCTACCTGTGCAACCAGGCCTTTTACCTCTCCCTTTACCACCTGCCGCCAAGCGTCCCCGTGGCCTTCGTCCACCTGCCTCCCGATGAGGCGCTGGCCTTGAAACGGGGAGGACCCTACGTACCCCTACGGGAGCAGGCCCGAGCCGTACATCTTCTTTTGGAGATGCTGTGAGGGTGCTCTTCCTTACCGATGCTCTAACGATCGGCGGAAGTGAGGTTTATCTGCGGGAAATGTTGCCCCGGCTTAGAGACCTGGGCCTTCGCCCCGAGGCCGCCCTACCCTCTGCGCCAGGCAACCTGCCCATCCGTCAGTCCTTAGCGCAAGCAGGCATTCCCATTTATGCCTATACCCGCCTCAACGAACTGCCCCGAACCTTTGACCTGGTGGTGGCTTCAGCCTGGTACCCCCATAGTTACCGCGCTTTTCATGCACGCTTCCCGGATTTCGTCCCTCTGGTGCACGACCAAATAGAAATCTTTTACCCGTTGGGAGGCCGCTACCTCTACAGGCTCGGGTACCGCCTACTTCAAGCCCCTAACCTTCGGCGGGCACGTGCGGTCATCACCGTTTCCAACTGGGCTGCGCGTTGGTTAAGAGATGTCCACAGCGTGAAGCGAGTTTACCCTGTGCCCAACGGGGTGGACACGCACCGTTTCCGACCGCCCCTTCCGGGGGAAAAGGAATATCTACGAACACGTTACAACCTTCAAGGCCCGGTGGTTTTGGTCCCCGCACGAATGAGCCCGGAAAAGAACCACCTCGCTGTGCTCCTGACCGCTCGGCTGCTTCCCCAGGTCACCTTTCTCCTGGTGGGTACCGGGGAGCTCCTTACGGTATGGCGAAGCTTTGCCCGGGCCCTCAACCTCCAAAACGTGTTTTTTCTCGGGCGGAGAGAGGATATGCCCGAGCTTTATCGGGTTGCCGACGCCATGCTTCTCCCCACCCTGGGGGAAAACCAATCCCTGGCTACCCTCGAGGCCATGGCCTCGGGGCTTCCCGTGGTCACCAGCCCTATTCCTGCCCAAAAGGAACTCCTTAAAAATGGGGTAGAGGGGTTCACCGTCCCCACCTCCCCTTGCCACCTTGCCCGCGCCCTGACCCAAGCCCTGGCAAGCCCAGAACTTGGAGTGAACGGACGCAAGCGGGTCCTAAGGGAGCATACTCTCCCTGAGGCCGCAGCGCGTCTAAAGAACGTTCTTTCGGAGATAGCCCATGCTTAGGGTCGCGTTTTTAACGGATGCTCCTCGGGTTGCGGGGAGCGAAATATGGTTGCTTGAAACCCTTCCCCACTTAACCGCTTACGGGATCCGGCCCATCCTTTACCTACCCCATAACCCGAAGCTTCGGTTTTTGGTCCAGGCGCTAAACGAAAAGGGCATACCCACCACCACGTACACCCGCCTGAAAGAACTCGTTTCCTCTACCCAGGAAGCCCATGTACGAGTAATCCAGGCCTGGTTCCCCTCCACCTATGGACTTCTGGCCCACATATCCCGCCCGAGGAGCGTGTTTCTCCACGATCAATTGGAGTACCACTATCCCTTGGGCCTGAAGGGGTTATATCGCTTTGTGTACCGAATGACCAAAGCACGCAAGGTGGCCTTAGCGGACCGCATCTTTGTGGGCACGCATTGGGCAGCCGACTATGTACGCCGTCATTTTGGCCTAGAGGCTCACGTGATTCCCGTAGGCGTTGATCCCAACCGCTTTCATCCTCCCAGTCCAGAAGAACGTGCCTCCTTACGGAGGAAACTTGGACTCACGCGCTTCACGCTCCTCACGCCGGCGCGCTTCACGCCTGAGAAAAACCAACTCGCCATCGTGCTCGCAGCCCTTCACGTGGAAGCCGACTTTCTCCTGGCGGGTGAAGGCACTTGGGCATATCCCCTCCGCTGGCTTGCCCAAGCCCTGAGGGCATCCAACGTGCGCTTTTTGGGAAACCGAAACGATATCCCAGAACTCTACCGAGCCGTGGATGCCGTCCTCTTCCCCACCCTCGCAGACAATCCAGGCCTCGTCATCCTGGAAGGCATGGCCTCGGGCCTTCCTGTCATCGCCAGCGCCCATCCCCCACAAAAGGAGGTTCTTTCACCTAGCGAAGGCATACTCATTGAACCTTCCCCACGGGCTATCGCTGAGGCAGTACGCTGGCTCATGGACAATCCCCTGGAGGCTAAGCGCATGGGCAAAAACGGAAGAGCGCGCATTTTAAAGGAAAGGACGAGCGCCCTAAGCGCTAAGGTCCTGGCCCAGGAACTAGAGCGCCTGGCATTACAATCTAGCTAATGCGCCTTTACCGCGTGGGCCTCTTCACCGACGTCTACTTCCCCAACCCCAATGGGGTTACCACGAGCGTCTACCTCCTCCTGCGGGAACTTCGCCGCATGGGGCACGAGGCTTGGGTCATCGCCCCCAGGCACCCCGAGGCCCCGGCTCAGGAGGAAGGGGTGGTGCGGGTGCCCTCGGTGGCCTACCCCTTTTACGAGGGCCAGCAGATCGCCCTGCCTTCCGCCAAGTACCTGCCCACGGAGTTTGAGCTCATCCACACCCACACCCCCCTAACCCTAGGGGTCTGGGGGCTTCGCATCGCCCGCAACAAGGGCCTACCCCACGTGTCCACCTTCCACACCCACTACGAGAAGTACGCCCACTACGTGCCGGGCCTGGCCATCCTGGACAAGTACACGGGGATCGTCCCCCGCCTGGCCAAGGCCTTTTACAACCGGGTGGAGGTGGTGATCGCCCCCACGGAGCCGGTGAAACGCCTGGCGGAAAGCTACGGCATAGAAAGGCCCATCCGGGTCATCCCCACGGGGATTGACACGCGGCTTTTGGAGGAAGCCCCCCTCCCCTCCCCCTCCTCCTGGCCCGAGGGCAAGCGCCGCCTCATCACCGTGGGACGCCTGGGCAAGGAGAAGTCCTTTGACGTGGTGCTGAAGGCCGTGGCGGAGCTGAGCCGGGAGGCGGACGTCTACCTGGTCCATATCGGCGAAGGGCCCGAGTTGCCTGCCCTCGAGGCCTTGGCCCACGGGCTGGGCATCGCCGAGCGGGTGCGCTTCCTGGGCCCTGTGCCCTACCACCGCATCGGGGGCTACTACCGCCTGGCGGAGCTCTTCCTTTTCGCCAGCGAGACCGAAACCCAGGGCCTCGTCATCTGGGAGGCCCAGGCCATGGGGGTCCCGGTGGTGGCGGTGGGGGCGGAAGGGGTGTTGGAGGGGGTGGAGGACGGCAGGACGGGCTACCTGGTTCCCCCCGGGGATTACCGGGCCCTGGCGGAGAAGGCCCTAGCGCTCCTAAGGGACGAGGCCAAACGGCAGGCCATGGCCCTCCAGGCCCGTGCCTGGGCCATGGAGCGCTCGGCGGAGCGCATTGCCGAAAGGATTGTGGCGGTCTACGACGAGGCGAGCGAGATCCTGCGGGCCGAGCCCAGGCGGCTCATCTTTCCCTTTCCCCGCCTTCCCCGAAGTAGCCTCGAGGATCGCCCAGGAGGTTTCTAGCTTGCCTCAGGAGAAACCTCCCCCACCCTCCCTTTAGCCTCCGGGCCGAGGTGAGGACCAAGGCCTCGGGCACGTAGCGCACGGAGCCAAGCCGGGCGAGTTGGTAACCCAAAAGCACGTCCTCCCGGGCCTCCACCTCGGGAAAGCCGCCCACCCGAAGGGCGGCCTCCTTGAGAACCATCATGTTGGCCCCCGCCAGGTTGGGCCTTCCCAAGAGGGCCATGAGGCGCAGAAAGGCCCGGTACCCCCACTCGGAAAAAGCGGCCTCCCAAGGGGAAACGCCGTAGAAGCGCAAAGGCCCGTAGAGGGCCAAAGCGCCCTCCGCCCGGCGCGAAAGGGCGGCGAGCCAGTGGGGTAAGGGCCTGGAGTCCGCATCCGTCATGGCCACCCACTCCCCCCGGGCGGCGAGAAGCCCCGCCTGGCGGGCATAGGCCACCCCTTTGCGGGCGCAGTGGACCACCCGCACCCCAAAACCCTCCGCCACCTCCCGGGTGCGGTCGGTGGAGGCGTTGTCCACCACGATGACCTCAAAAGGGGGAAGGGCTTGCCCCAAGACGGCCTCGAGGGCCCCGGCCAGGTAGGCCTCCTCGTTGTGGGCGGGGATCACCACGCTGATGCGCACGGGTATACTCTAGCGTGTTTCGCCTCTTGCCGTGGGCCAGGGAAGGCCTGTTCGTCTTCCTTCGCCTCGTCTTGGCCGTGGGCCTCATGGAGGGGGTAAGGAGCGGGTTTTTCGCCGGGCTTTTGCCCTTCTACGCCCCCGACCGCCTCCACCTGGGCCCCGGGGTCTTCACCCTGGCCTACACCCTCCACCAACTGGCGGAAAACCTCTCCAAAAGCTTCGGGGGCCTCCTGGCGGAGCGGGTGGGCTTCGGCAAGAGCGCCACCCTGGCGGGAGGGGTGGGGCTTTTGGTCCTCCTCCTCACGCCGCAAGCGGAAGCCGCCTGGATCCTCTGGGCCCTTGCCATCCTCTGGGGCCTTTCCCTCTCCACCCTTTACCCGGGGCTCATGACCCTGGCGAGCCGCATCGCCGTGCCTGGGCGGGAGGCCCGGGCGCTTTCCTTCACCCTCACCCTGGTCCTGCCCTGGGCGGGCATCGGCCTCGTGGGGGTGGGGCAGGTGGCCCAACGTCACGCCGAGGCGGCCCTCACCCTCCTCCTCCTGGCCCAGGGAGCGGCCTTCCTCCTCACCCTAAGCCTCCTTGGCTTCCGCATCCCCCTGCCCCCTCCTAAGCGGGAGGCGTACCCTTGGGGCCGCCTTCTCCTTTTCCTTCCCGCCGCCTTCGGCCAGACCTTCGCCCCCGCTTTGGTCTCCCTCTTCCTCCTCCGGTACGCCAAGGAGCGGCTTGGCCTCGAGCCCCTGGCCCTGGGGGGGTTTCTCCTCCTGGGAGGGGGGCTCGCCTTTGGCCTCCTTCCCTTCACCGGCCGGTTGGTGGACCGCCGGGGCTACCGTTTGGCCCTTTTGGGAGGGCTTTTCCTCCTCGCCCTGGTCATGTTGCGCCTCTCCAGCGCCAAAAGCTTGCCCGAGGTGGCCCTCCTCGCCGTCCTAGGGGGCATGGGCTATAGCCTCTTCCTGCCCGGTTGGAACGGCTTCTTGGCCAAAAACCTCCCCGAGGAGAACCGGGCCGCCGTCTGGGGCGGGCTCATGACCGTGGAGGGGCTTGGGGTGGCCTTGGGGCCGGCGGTGGGAGGCCTCCTTTGGGAAGCCTTTGGCCCGCAAGCGCCTTTCCTTGCGGGCGGCGCCACCTTCCTCGCCTTGGGGGTCTTTTACGCTCTCGTTCTAAGGAGGGAACGATGGACCTAGCCCTTGGCCTCGTCCTCCTCCTTTACGGGCTTTCCGACCTCCTCTTCCGCTTCCTGGGCCTTGGGGCCTACGCCCACGGAAGCCGGCGCGAGCCCAAGGTGGCCCTGACCTTTGACGATGGCCCCTCGGAAAGGACCGAGGCCCTTCTCGCCCTCCTCCGCCGCCACGGGGTAAAGGCCACCTTCTTCCTCACGGGGGAAAGGGCGAGGGCTTTTCCCCACCTGGTGGAGGCCATCCGGAAGGATGGGCACCAGGTGGAGGACCACGGGGCGTACCACCGGGCCTGGGCGCTCCTCATCCCATGGGTGGAGTGGCGGCACATGGCGCAAACCCCCGCCCGGTACTACCGCCCGCCCCACGGCCTCCATACCCCCTTCACCCGGCTCTTCGCCAGGGCCCTGGGCAAGCGCATCGCCCTTTGGGACCTGGAAGGCAAGGACTGGCTTCCCCTCCCCCCCGAGGCCCTGGCGGAAAGGCTCCTTTACTACCTGCGTCCAGGCTCGGTGGTCCTCCTCCACGATGGCCCCGAGCGCACCCTAAGGCTTTTGGAAACCGCCTTGCCCAAGATGCTCGCCCTGGGTTACCGGCCTGTAACCCTGGACGAGCTAAACCCCCTTCCCCTCACCCCCAGGCTCGCCCTCATCCGGGGCCTCCAGGGGTTTGAGGAGCGCTACAACCTCCGCCACCGGGTGGAACGGGCGGGGCTTGGCCCCTTTGACCTCTTCCGGGTGGAGAAAAAGCCTTTCCCCGGGCCGAGCCTCCCGGGCCTGCCCCAAGGGACCCCCGCCCTGGAGCTCCACCTGGAAAGCCAGAGGGCCATGGAGCTATCCCCTTTGGAGGCCATCCGCTACACCCGGGAAAGCCTTAAGAAGGTGGCCCTGCGCGTGGCCCAGGACCCCGAGGTGCGGCTCGTGTACGGCTACACCTCCTTAGCCCCCGGCAGCAGGCTCTTCGGTTTTGCCACCGCCCCCCTCCCCCCCCTCCCCCGCCTGGTGGCGAGCCTGGCCAGCGCCTGGTTCTACTGGCTTTACCGGGGGGAACTCCCCAAGCGGGAGAACCTTTGCGCAAGCCTCGCCTACCTCACCCGGGAGGAGCTTTTACGGCGATACCCACCGTCCACTCCCGCTTCCCCAGGCCCGGAAGGCGGTGAACCCTAAACCCCGCCCGCTTCAGGGCCCGGCGGAAGGCCCCTTGCGCTGAGTAGGTGGCAAGCCGCCCCCTGGGCCTGAGGGCCTGCCGAAGCCCAAGGAGCACGGGGAGCTCCCAGGCCTCGGGGTTGGCCTTGGGGCTAAAGGGGTCCAGAAACACCGCCGTGGCCCAGGCCCGGGGGAGGCGCACCTCCCGTATGTCCCCAAAAAGCAGGCGTAGCTCCCCCCAAGGCCCCACGAAGCGCTCGGCGGGCCAGGCCTCGAGGATCTCCCTAAACACCCTTTCCGCCCGGGAGAGGGGAAGGGCGAGCCCCGCAAGCACCTCCTTCGGCAAAGGCTCCTTCTCCACCGCCAGGTAGCGAAGCCGCACCCCCCGCTCCAGGGCGCTTTCCAGGGCCGCCCGGAAGTTCACCCCGAGGCCGAAGCCCACCTCGAGGACCCTAGGGGCGGGGTGGAGGTGGGTCAGGGTCTTCTCCACGTAGAGCCTGCGGGCCTGCAGGAGGGCCCCCTGCCGAGGGTGGTAGGCCTCCCGGTAGCGGGGGTGGTACAGGGTAGGGGTCCCGTCCGCCGTGAGGAAGCGCTCCATCCTGGATAGAATACCCCCATGGAGCTTAGCCTTTGGCAGAAGCTTTCCGGAACCCTGGTGAACGCCCTCACCGTGGTCCTGGGCACGGGGCTTGGGCTCCTCCTCCGCGGCCGGCTTCCCGAGCGCATGGCCCGCATCATGGTCCAGGGGGTGGGGCTCACCACCCTCTTCATCGGGCTCTCCATGGCCCAGGCCCTGGGCCGGGCCAAGGGGGGGAATATAGACGGGGTGGTCCTGGGGCTCCTCGCCCTGGTGGCGGGGGGGCTTTTGGGGGAGTGGGCCCGGCTGGAGGACGGGCTGGAGAACGTAGGGGAAAAGATCAAACAGGCGGTGCGGGGGGGCGGAAGCTTCACCGAGGGCTTCGTGGCGGCGAGCCTCCTCTTCTGCGTGGGGCCCATGACCCTCCTCGGCTCCATCCAAAACGGCCTCACCGGGGATGCGAGCCTCCTCCTCCTCAAGGCCACCCTGGACGGCATGAGCGCCATCGCCCTGACGAGCTCCTTCGGGATTGGGGTGGGGTTTAGCACCCTGGTTATCCTCCTCTACCAGGGAGGGGTGGCCCTCCTGGCGGGGACCCTAAGCCAGGCCCTCCCCGACCCCGCCCAGGACCCCCGGGTCCTCCTCACCACGGGGGTGGGGGGGCTCATGGTCCTCGGGGTAGGCGTTAACCTTCTTGGGCTCACCAAGGTGCGGGTGGGCTCCTTCCTCCCCGCCCTCCTCCTTGCCCCCCTCGTGTGGTGGCTCGCCGACCTCCTGACGTAGAATGCCCACCATGGAGCTATCCCTTGACCTCCTGCGCAAGCTGGAGGGGCTCGCCAAAATCCGGCTTTCCCCAGAGGAGGAGGCCCTCCTCCTCCAAGACCTGAAGCGCATCCTGGACTTCGTGGACGCCCTCCCCCAGGTGGAAGGGATAGAGGAGGAGGCCCCCACGGGCCGCCTGCGGGAGGACGAACCCGCCCCTTCCCTCCCCCAGGCGGAGGCCCTGGCGCTCGCCCCCGAACGGGAGGAGGGGTTCTTCCGCGTGCCCCCCGTCTTGGAGTAGCCATGGTGGACCTAAAGCGCCTGCGTAAGGAGCCGGAGGTCTTCCGCAAGGCCATCCGGGAAAAGGGCATCGCCTTGGACCTGGACGCCCTCCTGGCCCTGGACCAGGAGGTGCAGGGCCTGAAGCAACGCCTACAGGACCTGCAGACGGAGCGGAACCGCATCGCCAAGGAGGTACCCAAGGCGCCCCCGGAGGCCAAGGAGGCCCTCATCGCCCGGGGGAAGGCCCTGGGGGAGGAGGTGAAGGGGCTGGAGGAGGCCTTAAGGGAAAAGGAAGCGCGCCTCACCGAGCTCCTCCTCCAGGTGCCCCTTCCCCCTTGGCCCGGGGCCCCCATAGGGGAGGACGACAGCGCCAACGTGGAGATCAAGCGGGTGGGAAGCCCGAGAACGTTTTCCTTCCCGCCCCTGGACCACGTGGCCCTCATGGAGCGGAATGGCTGGTGGGAGCCTAGGATTAGCAAGGTTTCGGGAAGCCGCTCCTACGCCCTAAGGGGCGACCTCGCCCTCTACGAGATGGCCCTCCTCCGCTTCGCCATGGACTTCATGGCCAAGCGGGGCTTCCTGCCCATGACCCTTCCCTCCTACGCCCGGGAGATGGCCTTCGTGGGCACGGGCCACTTCCCCGCCGCCAGGGACCAGGTCTGGGCCATCGCCGGCACCGACCTCTACCT encodes:
- a CDS encoding polysaccharide deacetylase family protein encodes the protein MDLALGLVLLLYGLSDLLFRFLGLGAYAHGSRREPKVALTFDDGPSERTEALLALLRRHGVKATFFLTGERARAFPHLVEAIRKDGHQVEDHGAYHRAWALLIPWVEWRHMAQTPARYYRPPHGLHTPFTRLFARALGKRIALWDLEGKDWLPLPPEALAERLLYYLRPGSVVLLHDGPERTLRLLETALPKMLALGYRPVTLDELNPLPLTPRLALIRGLQGFEERYNLRHRVERAGLGPFDLFRVEKKPFPGPSLPGLPQGTPALELHLESQRAMELSPLEAIRYTRESLKKVALRVAQDPEVRLVYGYTSLAPGSRLFGFATAPLPPLPRLVASLASAWFYWLYRGELPKRENLCASLAYLTREELLRRYPPSTPASPGPEGGEP
- the mnmD gene encoding tRNA (5-methylaminomethyl-2-thiouridine)(34)-methyltransferase MnmD, whose product is MERFLTADGTPTLYHPRYREAYHPRQGALLQARRLYVEKTLTHLHPAPRVLEVGFGLGVNFRAALESALERGVRLRYLAVEKEPLPKEVLAGLALPLSRAERVFREILEAWPAERFVGPWGELRLLFGDIREVRLPRAWATAVFLDPFSPKANPEAWELPVLLGLRQALRPRGRLATYSAQGAFRRALKRAGFRVHRLPGLGKREWTVGIAVKAPPG
- a CDS encoding DUF554 domain-containing protein: MELSLWQKLSGTLVNALTVVLGTGLGLLLRGRLPERMARIMVQGVGLTTLFIGLSMAQALGRAKGGNIDGVVLGLLALVAGGLLGEWARLEDGLENVGEKIKQAVRGGGSFTEGFVAASLLFCVGPMTLLGSIQNGLTGDASLLLLKATLDGMSAIALTSSFGIGVGFSTLVILLYQGGVALLAGTLSQALPDPAQDPRVLLTTGVGGLMVLGVGVNLLGLTKVRVGSFLPALLLAPLVWWLADLLT
- the gatC gene encoding Asp-tRNA(Asn)/Glu-tRNA(Gln) amidotransferase subunit GatC; protein product: MELSLDLLRKLEGLAKIRLSPEEEALLLQDLKRILDFVDALPQVEGIEEEAPTGRLREDEPAPSLPQAEALALAPEREEGFFRVPPVLE
- the serS gene encoding serine--tRNA ligase; the encoded protein is MVDLKRLRKEPEVFRKAIREKGIALDLDALLALDQEVQGLKQRLQDLQTERNRIAKEVPKAPPEAKEALIARGKALGEEVKGLEEALREKEARLTELLLQVPLPPWPGAPIGEDDSANVEIKRVGSPRTFSFPPLDHVALMERNGWWEPRISKVSGSRSYALRGDLALYEMALLRFAMDFMAKRGFLPMTLPSYAREMAFVGTGHFPAARDQVWAIAGTDLYLTGTAEVVLNALHSGEILAYEELPKRYAGYAPAFRSEAGSFGKDVRGLLRVHQFHKVEQYVLTEASLEASDRAFQELLQNAEEILTLLELPYRLLEVSTGDMGPGKWRQVDLEVWLPSEGRYRETHSCSALLDWQARRAGLRYRDPEGRVRYAYTLNNTALATPRILAMLLENHQLEDGRVRVPEALVPYMGKEVLEPCG